ACGGCCGAAACTAGTATATCTAATGGCTTTGTTTGTATGTTTCTACTGGATGGGGTTGCAGCGAAACCGGTTCTAGCGCCCATCTAGTTCGAACCGGTCTCAACTGGTCACGAAATCTTACTCGGGCCTATTCGATATGCTAATGTGGAAAATGGCGGCCAGTTTAGTATTTTTCTTTTCGCTCCGCTTTTGTTTTTCAACCAGTTTGCTGATGCGGTGATGTCATTGTTTTCGTCGTCATGGACTGATTGTTTTCGACGCTTAGGAATATATCCATAGCATTCTAATAAGGCTAATAGAAAAGTCAGGCCTTTTTTCGAAGATCTCATATCAGATTGGGAGCTCAGGATTGGGAAAGGATCATTGAAACCATTGTTATCCATTATTGAAACTATGTATTTTCTTTTCAATAATTTCTACATTTTCTTTTACggtctatcaaataaatatcaattataaacaattgatacatttaatattattgttagTTTTGTATATGTCGACATTTCAAGTTTAGAAGTAAAATGTTTTTGTagcatttttaaaaatgttttttgttgaaAGTGATTCTATTTCTATGATAAGTATTGTGCGTTAACACTGGACCCTACAAACATTTAGATTTCCTTTTAAAACGGTTAGGCTATTGATttacattatatgtattaattacACTGGATGAAGAAAATGCATCGTCTGCCTTTTGTCAAACCGCCAGAGCGTGCTCGGCGGTACAAaacaaacttacaaaaaattacaatcttttatattaacttaaataacttaatacttttaataataactataatataaCGTGAGATCTTTGCAATATATTAGCGGGGTAGCGGCCCGCGCGTGGGCTCTATTTTGCCCCACATGGCGGTGCAAAAAGAACCATCAGGCGCGCGCCGCCCCTCGCTGGCTCTCTCATTGCCTCCGTTCACTCTCGGCACTATAATACACCTCTAACATTATTATCTGCATGCGTGCTCTCATTCATAATAGTATCTTTTTCTCTTTAAATTTTATACATTACAAAAGTAGTATCACAAACAAATGTACGAACTAGTACCATTACGAAAAACGTACACATATCTGACCTCCTCGGAGATCGCCTCTAATAAATACGATACACGAATCCTACAACTTCAGAATAGAATCGAACtcgaaacaaaaaataatacctaaGACTAAATCGTTCAGGGCATTCTGTATCACACGCGCGGCAGGCTGAGATCgggcgcgcgccgcgcctggcGTCCTACACACGGAGATAACGTAAGTACGGCTCGCGGGCGGCGGCAGCGGTGGGACGGGCGCGCCGACGCGGGCGAGCGGCTCACGCCGACCGGCGGCCGGCCGCGCCGCTCGCTCGCCCCAACGCGCCTTAAGGGCTTTTTACACCTCCCTGGATTCAGTTACTGAATTCAAGAAGGAGTAACAAACTCTTTACAACTCTGCGCCTACCCGCTCGCTTACACTACAACTATACATTACATATCACGCTGTgcttttttttctcttattaaaaatatataataattaatatacatataataatattgatatttgttaaaataacgATACGTAGATCGAGGAGGGCAGTCAGTCGACTCGCATCGCGGGTTCACTCCGCTTCGCTTCGGAAGAGCTTTTGTTTTTCTATCGTGAACTGGGGGCTGATAATGATGGTGCCGCCTCGCGTTAAATTTCTGTAACAATAGAAAACATTTTGTTAATATCACATCAATTAACTTATACTTTGACATTAAACTGATACTTGGAAACGAAATTGGTGTAAAAACTTTTTAGGAACTTGGaaaaaagtacttaaatttGATTCTATTGGTAGTCCaagtaaaaagttataaaacttTGATAACATGGAGTAAAAGTTTTATGAGAAGAAACTTACTTTAAAAATTGCGGCAACAGGCTAGTCCAGTTCGTCGCATCATGTTCCAGATGCAGATGTATTTCGTGCGTGGTCAGCATGTTGGGGTCAATCTTGAACGCGGCCAGCCTTCTGCCAGCAACATCCACGATGACCGCCGCGCCTCGGGACCCGCAGGGTTCGCCTTCGGCTAAGGCTAGCAACTGCCGCGCCGCCCTCGCCAAAAGTTCGGCGGGTACTAGGACCTCGGCAGCGGCGAGTTCGCTCGCTCCTTTGGCAGCTCGAAGCTCGCGCTCGAGCCTTTGAGCCAGCGCCGCCTCCGTCGGTACCGGCATCGGCGCGTCCCGCCATGTCGGCCCATTCCAAGCTATAACAATAGAGAAGGAACTTTAAAACTATTgctcaaaaacaaaaaagttgctaagttgaaattttaacgtaaaaaaagtaagttttttttattggaaagtTAATGTAAAGATAAAGTTATACAAGTAAAGTTGCGCAGTGTGGTAAGCGCAGCGCGACTGTCACGTCAGCTGATCGGTGAGCTGCGCGCGCCGCTTGGCAACAGCTGAGCTAGAAAGCCGGCTGCGGCAAATAGAAAGTCAAGCATCCTCACCTTTTTCACTGTTGAACACTCCGCTAAACTGATTCGTGACCGGCAATATCTCCATGTTTTCCAAATTTTTACTTATATTGTACACTTTTTAATACGAAAAATTAAAGCGTTCCGTCCCGGAACTTATATACTAGAAAAATATCACAAGTCTCTTTTGTACTGCGAATGCGCACTCAACCGACCGACTAGTGTATCGTGAGAGATCGATGGGAAATGAAAACGTCCAAGGCTAACACTGCATCAGATCTGATCTCGTAACCACAGGGCTTCGTCACTCGCCCGCG
This Cydia pomonella isolate Wapato2018A chromosome 16, ilCydPomo1, whole genome shotgun sequence DNA region includes the following protein-coding sequences:
- the LOC133526149 gene encoding protein charybde-like, which gives rise to MEILPVTNQFSGVFNSEKAWNGPTWRDAPMPVPTEAALAQRLERELRAAKGASELAAAEVLVPAELLARAARQLLALAEGEPCGSRGAAVIVDVAGRRLAAFKIDPNMLTTHEIHLHLEHDATNWTSLLPQFLKNLTRGGTIIISPQFTIEKQKLFRSEAE